In Citrus sinensis cultivar Valencia sweet orange chromosome 3, DVS_A1.0, whole genome shotgun sequence, the sequence ACTGCTTGTCAAGATCAGTTCTAGAGTTAGTGGGAGAAGAAATAACCCTACAATCCTTGCCTCATGAACGGCATGTGCGGAATTGTATGGCCACGAGCATGGCTATAATTGGCGACGTGTACCGGTGATGATTCCCAATATTTGGAGCAACTTTAACGCATTAAAAACTTCATCCATCAACTATATTTTGTTGCTCGTCTTTGATACTCATGATTCAACCAGAGAAAGAATGTGTTGTGCAATATCTGCAGAGGCACCTGGCTTTGCAGCTTTCAGAGCCCTTTCAGACATTTCTGCCATTAGAGCCTCATTGCCTGTCACCAAAACAGTATAAGAACTTGAAAACATTTTATATGCCTCATCAAGGTGTACACTGAAAGGTTTCACAAAGGCCATATGCATTTACTGCCTTCTTTCATGACAGCATCAAATCTTTGTTAAAAAAAGGATATAATTATGTTATCATAAGATGCTGTCACAGAAACAGGTAACTGAAACTGTAGCAAGTCAGTTAACAAGAATCTCATATAACCAAGGAAAAGCCTTTCCTATTTCTTGCAAGAAGAAAACCACCACTACCAGCCTAAATTTCTACGAATTTATACAGTCTCAAAGGTATTTAGATAAAGTAAATACATGTAGTAATCAGCATTGCAAGCAATACATAAAATGTACCTAGTATCTCCTCAATAGTGGTTTCAAGGGTAATCGAATCAAGTTCATCTTCAGTAATAATTCTTGAGTCCGCTAATTTTGCCATTAAGGATGCATTTTTGAATTGATGTCCTTCTGCAACATTTGGTGATGGTATCTACAGATTAAAAGAGGGAATTTTTGGTTATATGATCCATCAAGATAGCTAATCATATTTGTAGGGGGACAAGGAGAGGGGGGAAAAATACCAAACTGGAAAGTTGAAGTACAACCAAAccagaattaaaaatttatcaaaaaaaatgcATGATTAAACTAGTATATCACACAAAAGAGCTCATAACTCagatttatgttattaaagaGGAGAAAATATTTGTTGCCCCAGTTACCAGAATTGAAGGTTTCCCTGTAGCCAAGATCTCATAACAAGTCATTGCACCAGCCCTTGACACAATGAGGTCTGCAGCTGCATATGCCAAATCCATAGAATGCAAGAACCTTCAATAAATAATTGCATAGGTATGTCAATAACAAGGAAATAGAAACCTAGGTAAAATGAACTCCGAAAATAACTACGGGGCCCGGGGGGGTGGGTGTAGAaaactaatttcaaaaattggAAGCCTTAagttcaaaatgaaattgagaaaacaTATAATGGTTTGGAACATGAGGTGAAAGTTAAAAGAACAAAtggattaataaaaataaaacaaaagaaacctAGGCCAATTAAAGTAGCAAATGTAAATTGATTTGGGATCAGTTCTTTCGACATTAACATTATTGAACCTCATTGGTAGAACTCTGCCATAGTGAGGGCTTTTGCCACATTCATTATGTCCACAGCCATTTCATCAAGAGTGATCACCTTCTTGAGTTCAAGTAGTGTCCAGGGAAAACCAGGAACATTATGCAGAAAGCTTATTGGCAAGGGAATTGGATGTTTGAAGCAATTTACTGTCAGGAGTAAGTAAAATGGCAGAGTCTAATATTGGCCAAACAGTGCACTGTTGGCATGGTCATCCACTGTCCATCACAACGATGTAACTGCATTGCTTTATGCTGAAACTCCTATAGTCTGAAAAGTCTAGATCTTTCTTATCTTCCTAAAGATAGACACTCACTCCACCAAATTATAGTTGGGAGAACATATGATCGTTACCTCATTCATATAGAAATCATAGGCCCGAGGGCCGTTCTTTTGACTTGCAGTGGTGAGAACTTTACGCCATAAGAAAATGAGCAAAAGGTTGCTTAGTTGGCATATTGCCCTCATGTGAGTAATCACTACTTTAAGAATCAGGCCGACCATCTTTCTTTACACTAGAATTGACAAGTCTCTCTTTTTGCCTAATGAAATCCAAATGCAGAATGTGGGCTTGGCATGTCGAAGTTTAGGAGAAAAAATGACTAAGAAATAACCTACATAATAATTCACAATCAAAATGGCTGATTAACATTTCTCCCATGGTCAAAAGGATCAATTTTCCCTAACTTTGAGCTGGAAAGACTGCTGATATAATCATCAAATAACAAAAGGTAAAGCATGATCTAGCTCACTAATTCATTAACTCTTCATTCTTCTCTAGCAATGTTATgtcatgtattttatttttccccaaATCAAATTATTCATCAAAACCAAGGTACTGCACTACACGAGATTATTCACAATCAAAATACAACACAAACAATATGAATCCCAGCATATAAGAAAATACAGATTGCAGTAAAAAGCCAGAGACTAGTAACTTACGGCGTCAAAAGCAAACGTGGATGGTTCCTAACAAGGCTTTCCATCTCATTGAAGGCCTCAACACCTGTCtgccaaataataaacaaattgtgTTTCTCCATCAGCATCTGATAATACAAATTCAACATAGCAATATTCACAGCATTAGCACCCAGAGACCCTCCCAAAACCAACACCACCCTCGCATTTGCCTCGTCCTCCTTCTTCAACCTcggaaaaaaattcaaccttGCGACCACCTTGGACACATAAGTCCTCAAAGACAATCTCACAGGGTTCCCACAGGCTACACATTTATCCTTTCTTGGGAAACACTCAATTGTTGAATCGAACGCAACAAACACTTTATGAGCGAAAAACGAAAGAACCCAGTTGGCAATACCGGGAACTGAGTTCTGTTCTTGAATAACGAGTTTGATTCTCTGCAAAGCCGCTGACAAACAAATGGGGAAGGAAACGTAACCGCCAGTGCCAACTACGATATGGGGATTGAAGTTTTTGATAATGGAATGACATTGGATCAAAGATTTGATCAAACGGTAAGGAAGGAGGAGGTTTTGTGGGGAGAAAATGGGGCGAAACAGAGGAACAGTTGTGGGGACGGAGACGAAATCATAGCCGGCGTACGGGACAGAAGTGGATTCCATGCCGTTCTGCGATCCAATGAAGAGGATTTGAGTTTTGGGGTTAATGATTTTGAGCTCATCGGCTATGGCCACAGCTGGGCATATGTGGCCGCCGGTTCCGCCAGCAGCGAAAACGATACGGAGAGTTTTGTCGTTTTCGAGGTTGGTGTCTGTTCTTGAGTCACTGGATTGATGAATGGAGAGACAGCAAGTGGGTTTCAAGGTTCTGCAGCGGAAGTTGATATGGAGGAGACTGGAGTTTGATGGGGTTGAGATTGAGGGGTAGAATGGTAAAGTTGAGGGGTGGGGATGGAGGGAGCTGGAGGCCATTGAAGATGATGCTAAGGTGAATGCATTGATGATTTCtttaagagaatttttttttttagcatctGTTTCAAAGCCGAATCGCTGAAAAGTGCAGAGTTGAATTTGTGAAGTGtggtaatataaaaaaaaaaaaagaatttgcgAAGTGTCAAGTTGAAGTGGGAACAGGGAAAGCCACTGCAGTTCAGAAAAATGAACTGTCACAGAGTTGAAAGAGTGAGACAAGGAGAGCGGTCATCATATTGCCTTCCTTATCAAAcaagattttttctttaattaataactatCGATTGGCAGAGAAATTCTGGTTAATCCGcaggttaaaaaaatatcaaccaGCGTAGGTAAACTGAGgttattctaatttaattaaaattttttattcaagatttaaaaatatagttgcattaaatatttgttggaAGAGTTTAAATAGTTATATCCGGTTTGAATCTGAATTAGTCGGGATTCAATGATCTTCAGatactaaataatttaatacacTGACAAAAATATCACAATTGTATTACGTGTCCAGTACAATACTTACCATGCAGTAAATTCTATATTCACTGGATATCCAACAAATTAAGGTAAGGAGACTGACAATCTATTTGGACCTATTTTGTATTTCGAGTTAGATAAGTTTGGGTTGAATTGGATAATGAATAATAGATTATATGTAATATTATGTCATGTCTAGTATAGTATTGTATTAGATTATTGATAGTTTTGTCTTATGTTTTGATATGGGATCCAACTATAGTGCAACTGTAGCATCATACTACAGTTGCACTATAGTTAAGTCCTTTAATACGATATGCGATTAGTTAGGAACTAATGTCTTGTATGtgaattttaatagaattatcttaaattaatttttacacttaaaattagaaaaaaaaaactcggtgtttttctttttattttcactcgttaaaatgataaaataatatgcaCATCAATCCAGCAACTACTTAGGATCAAGAAAGAGACTAGAGATTTCTATCTCTTAAAAGTTGTAATACTTTACAATTGATTTTAGTGCAGAGCAAGAAAGAGACTAGATATTTTCAtctcttaataaaattttagcgTAGAATTGAATTTTGTCACTACTTAGGATCAAACGGTGGACCCGTCATTTTTATTACACTTCTATACCTTTTTTCGTAACAAAGACAagataagaaattaagaattattttacatCAAAATTATCCAATCCCATGATTTTGGAGTAAAAACACTCGGGCCCCTTAGAGTCGTTTTGAAATTTGTCTTCGGTCTTATTGTAACCATAATATGTCATCGTTGTCGAGAGCATCTCATGATGCATTCGAACACTAAttcatcaacaattaattattgatatttatattgcCAACAACACGTGCGTAATTACCAATCACAAATTATTTGGTGAGAAACTAGATCTGTCCAAGATTCCGTGACACATTCTCATagtagataaaaataatatgggtgggtttttctttttcacgtGGTTGTCGCATGAGTGGTCAACAATTGGAGACATTAGTTTTTAGAAATGTAAGATGTTGATACGGGATCTGGTATGTAGCCTGTTTGGGGGAAGGACTGAAGGATCCCAGGCAAAATATATTACTCCTTGTGTGAGTAATTAAATCAGTCAAAGGAAGGCAGCCCACGAGTCTAAAATCTGGAGAGCGGAGGTTAGGGTAACACGGATGATTTCAAACACGAATACTGCAGTTGACAAAGTAAAAACATAATGTCTGCAGTCTGCTTGATCCTAAAGCTTCGGAGTATACGAACCCGGCACCCCTACAGACACAAATTCTAATCACCAATCCAGATTTATAAGCTAAGGGGTGAAACATTTGCGGCAAGCACGCAATCACAACTATCAACAGCACAAACTCACCAAATCACCTACTAACTTCAGCATTAGAGCAGGATACTAGAAAATCCCATTCTTCAGCCCCATTTCaccattttcttatttttgtgtgtgtgcgcgcgcacGCGCACATAAATGACCTCCATTTGTTGTTCTTACCTTAGCTAGTATTAAGAGGAAATAACtatcaacatgtgattttGCAAAAAAATGGGAAATCATTACAAATTAAACTGATTACACATCAAATTACTACCAATACATCTGTTAGCAACTACTATTAGAATAaatattacactgatatttacaatacATTAATTCTATgtaacttatattattatattaattctatgttttacattaattatatgaaGTACATACATCTGTCAACAACTGCTATTAGAACAGATATTACATTGATATTTGTAATTAGATATATAGCCgagacttacattattacattaattctatgcattacattaattatatgaaGGTATATACCTAGATATATCACATCTCGCAATGGAGAACGACTTACAAATTAAGCccacataattttttgtttaattgagGGAGTTTGAGCGTATAAAGACTCAAATCACTACCCTCATAATCCTACTTAACTTTGAGAATAATGGTTCATTACTGGGCTAAAATCTAAGTGACTGTAGTAGTTGACGTTAATCATATTAgaatgcaaaagaaaaaaaaaatgcaggtAAAAATATGATGGCAGAAAAAGCAAGAGCTCGAGTGTTTTGGGCCGGACTCAGCCCGACTCGAtcacattttcaaaatactCAAATCAGGCTCAGGCTTTCACCTAGAAATCCTGGCCTGGGCGGAAGAATTTGCCAAACCCTAAGTGActtgaaaagaaacaaagtttGATTGATTGTGTGAATGAGTTAAAACATTGGGCTTTAAATCAAAAGGCCAGGGCGACCGAGCCCGCCAAAGATAGACAAATCAACCTATGCCCATCAAAGCCTAATGTTTAAAGAAAGTGAGCCTTCTAAATCTCTCAATCTCCTCAATAAGAAATATAGTTGAGCTATGACAACCCCTTCAATATCCTTACGAAGCCCATCTCTGTACTAATAGTTTagtcattaaataaaattacataaaatgatAAGTTTACCTAAACCCCGCACGCCCTTGTTACTAGAATATCACCTGCACAACTTTCAACTTCCAAATCCACACAAATCGTAAAACCTCAGTCTCTGCTTTAAGATATTCTTgtgatgaattttaaataatttatgaagaATTCGTGAGATAAGGGGTGGAGTGCAAGAAATTGGTAATATAATGAGTTTAGCTGTCATTTgaataaagatataattataaatgcaaaactagtgctttataataattatagagAGGTGCCGATAGCATCACTCTTAAAAGATAAACagttttatcttttgttttctaggAGAAAGGCAGTTTAACTTAAACCTAAATATCATCATCACCCTAATTGTTTAGCATTTGAAGTTTGGTTTAGACCGGTTTGATTAAGTGgtgaaactaaaattttaatttgtcgGGATATAATACACTCAAACCACCCGATCAGGAGTGGTTTGCATCAATCAGGTTAACGGCACAAATAAAGAtggcaataaagaaaggaTATATTGTTCCCAAATGAGTAGTTGGGACACAAACCCactgattaaaagaaaaagaagaaagaaaaaaatcatgcGGATTATCATATGTTCTTACTCATCCCAAGCAAATATGGCACACTAATTTGTACGAAAATTGATGGTTCTATCATTACACCTTGTGAGTATAGGATTGAATTTGGGTATTgaatcaaaatacaagaatgcAATGTGAATTATCTACCAtgtaatttaacaaaaattaacttGGAGTTAAAACTTCTTATAACTTAGAATGTCTGTTTGACGGGTCCAGCTACTGTGCATACGTGATTTGGAAACAcgtatttttgtcttttactCAACTGGCCGTTAGAttacaaagagaaaaattcaACGGCTTTAAACTGGCATGACCAGggttttccaaaaaaaaaaaaaaaactaggatttgaaaaatcatcggGGCCCTGTGGTTAAGAGTAATCCGACTGAGATGAGCAATCTATGAATCAAGGCAAACATATGGGAATTAGTCTATTGGTGGAACTGAGAAGAAAACTCATTCACGAGCTGTATTGAAGGGGAGTTTATGAAGATCAAATCGTCAGCGAAGATTCAAATGCTGCTGATTGAACGCTTAAGTGTAGATTGAGGTAGGTTTTTCATAAGAATTGCGAACTTGGGGTGTTAATTAGCGTGCGtgtcaataattattttgtgtaAATTTATAGTGGGCATATTGGGGCTCTGAAACTATACAATCCAATACACACAATAAGGGGTATTTGCTTGGCTTATAAGGAAAAAACTTCAGTAGATGTAAGCAGGGTTTCTTTTTACAGTCAGCGTATTAgagatttaaatttattcacttTGATTATTTCTCTATGCAGGCTTTTAGAATTGGTTCCAACCGACTCCAAAGGTTAGCTACTGAGCAAGTATCTTCGCATGTGAATGATTGCATCTCGATTGCACGTCACtgatacttttttttcttcctgcAACAACTCCATAGACTTCAAACCGAGGTGTTTCTACTTATTTCTTGGAGGTTCGACACTGTCAACAAAATTTGGCATACTTTTGtggttaaataattaaaattgtttgcCATTTGGGctgcttttcctttttgtcatATCAGGGAATTTAATACGGCATGCAATCTTGTGTATGTTTTGAagtcataataaaaataatttgtattgtcGTAACCTTCTTATGTGGTAATATGATTGCAAACTTGTCATTCCTCGCTATTGAAATTCGCACAACCGACTACTTATTCTACATCTCTTGTgttggaaaatgaaaataaactcTTTATAATCACAGGAATTCAGCAAATTATGGCCTATCTGCACAAAAccttttaattaatcatgtcagTTTTAAATAGGTCAGCttttaatacaaaatcaaTCATTATCTATTATTGCACAAGATTTTGATTTACACCAGGTATTTGGTTTGCAAATGACCACCTGCAGCTCTGCAAGCagtctaaatttattttccacATTCACATTCTTAATTATAATCACAAGCAGTCCACACATTGTGTATCATTTGTTCATTGTGTCATCTGGATTATCTCCTTTTCACatttacgaatttaatatatatCCATCAGCACTAGGCAAAGGTGTTGGATCTCTATCAGCCTGCTCCTGTAACATCCTGATTTCTTATGTCTTTatctcttttaatattttgaatttgtattaatttttaaattcaaatttaatttagagaCTGAGTTAAGTTGGATAAGAATTGTACATTGGGACAACCCctttatatttgaattgtaTTAGTTATTGGTCGTGCTATAGTGGAAGCTTTTGTTATTAAGTAACGTGTGTGTTAAACAAAAGAGAGGGAAGAAAcgagaacaaaaaaaaaaaaaagagaatgagTGCAGTGGAAGAGAACTAAGGTGTGTCCGCTGAGTTTTCATGAAACTGAAGAAGTTTGGAGGAAACAAGAAGCTTGAAAACGATTCTTGAACAGGGAAGTGGCTGTCGTTGGGGGGTTTATTGGAATTGGGTGAAGTGTTATGTGCAGTTTTGAGTTTATGTTCTTTATTTATGGTTGCCGTAGTTCCTTATAATTTCTGTCTACTCTATAGAAGGAGTTTCTGTTGCTAATCAACCAGAGGATCTTGCAGCAAATCAGGATTGATCATGACTAAATCTATGAGTAGAATATTTTCCAACaaatagtattattttattaaaattaattcttaagcATCTGTTTTGATAATGTTTGCATTAGTATCGGTATAATCCATAAATTCCTTTTAGCCATGTACGACATTGTCTTTTAGTTCAATAAAATCGGTTAAATGATTTGATTAAGATTGATAAGAACtagataataattatattcttaTATTGTTATCGAAAGAAAATGGTAAGAGTTTTATTAAACCTTAAATTGAACTAGCTtgtggttttattttttatttttttaatatactctgcattgaaatttttgtttagtTGTAAATTTACTATATGatcctttattttttagtattacAGCTTAGTGTTTGTCACTGCTATAAAAGAGTATGTAATTTCTTAAGTGTTTTGATGTAGGAAGTTAATTTAGGTTAACTTAAGTTAATTTGAGtatgtaatttcttttcccgaaccaaaatttttatattaactgaaactgtatttattttgtgttaaGTTTAGAGTTTATTTAAGTTCTGAACAGTAATTATTTATTccaaaaattgtaattttctataattaacTAGTCTGCTGAGTAGTGAGATAAATTTCCAACTTTacatttagaaaaaatttgtGTTCTGGTTAGTAGCTTTTGTACTACCTTGCATGTACTCTTTCCTGATCAGATGCCGATTTAGATGTTGGCTTTCGGGACCCTTCTGGCATACAATAGGTTTTGGACCGTATGCCTGAACACTTAGCCTTTTGGGAGCAGCTCTGCTCATGCTTGTACGACCAGCTTGATTTATTGCTCTGCCTAAGCGATGATAGTTATGCCAGGTGTATGGctactcatattttatatttccttACTTTGCCTATGCAGATGTAGCATCATGGGTGTATGACCAGCTTATTACCTTCGGTaccttgtttgtttttttttaatttgttttcccaGTTGTTAATGCTGTAAATATGtgcttatattatatttttctaatgaaAACACTCCACTCACTGAGTTATCACTCGCCtctattttaatgttttttacTTACTTTTCCACCCAGGTGGTTCCGGGTTCAAATAAGTTGTGCTGTTCAATTTGTAAAGTCAGCCTACTTGATGGTGCAAAGGCtcttattctttaattataagttttgtttAAGCTTTGGGACTTCTAGTTGTTAAgctctttaaaataattttccagATTTGTAATAAATGGAATTTCAGATAACTTGTtggttttgttataatttttcattaaataattcaaCAAGACTTGAGTACAGGTACTTCTTAATATTCAGAGAGATTTTTGGGTTCTGTCAGCTCCAATGAGTTTATAAGCATGCAACAATCCTTGGTAATATATGAAACTGAGCAAGCTTTCTTTTCGATTGAATTGGTTCTATTAGTCATTCTCTTTAATTCATAttccaataatttttcaattctattcaataaaaaactgagcaattttttttttttttgagagttgaaaattagaaaaagatagATAAAaggtaatt encodes:
- the LOC102629761 gene encoding uncharacterized protein LOC102629761, which produces MASSSLHPHPSTLPFYPSISTPSNSSLLHINFRCRTLKPTCCLSIHQSSDSRTDTNLENDKTLRIVFAAGGTGGHICPAVAIADELKIINPKTQILFIGSQNGMESTSVPYAGYDFVSVPTTVPLFRPIFSPQNLLLPYRLIKSLIQCHSIIKNFNPHIVVGTGGYVSFPICLSAALQRIKLVIQEQNSVPGIANWVLSFFAHKVFVAFDSTIECFPRKDKCVACGNPVRLSLRTYVSKVVARLNFFPRLKKEDEANARVVLVLGGSLGANAVNIAMLNLYYQMLMEKHNLFIIWQTGVEAFNEMESLVRNHPRLLLTPFLHSMDLAYAAADLIVSRAGAMTCYEILATGKPSILIPSPNVAEGHQFKNASLMAKLADSRIITEDELDSITLETTIEEILGNEALMAEMSERALKAAKPGASADIAQHILSLVES